Part of the bacterium genome, ACCTCAGATTTTTTTGTGTAACAGTTTGCTTCATCATGTCAATGCTGGTGTGGATGACTTTAATTAAGTTAACCTGTTCGGATTTTAACTTAAATTCCTTGGTTTTCATACGGCTGATCATAAGGAACTCCTCGATCATGGAGAGCAGTTTGATGCCGTGCCCGTGTGAGTTTTTCAGCAGGCAATGAATATCCTGCGGCAGAGTGTAGTCGTTTTTTTTGAAAAGGGTTAGTGTGCCCAAAATAGCGGTTAAGGGGTTCTTCATGTCATGCACAACCATGTGCATGAGCGCTTCTTTGGTTTCGTCCAGTTCTTTGAGCTGCTGTGCCTGTTCCTCCAACAGACGATTGGCGGTTTCCAGATTTTGATTGGTTACTTCCAGTTTGACATTTGTAATGCCCAATTCGCGGGTTCGTTCCTTAACTTTGTATTCCAAATTCTTGTTGAGGTTGATGAGCTCAAGATTTTGCATCAGGGATTCATCCACCATATGATCATTTTCTTTTTGTGAAAAAGAAAGCCCTTCCTTGAGTTGGCGGATGCGGGCGGTATAGTGAAGCAAGAGGGTCTGCAAAGCCTGCCCGGAATCGATCTCCTTGAGATTGACGGAACACGTTAAACCGGCATGCGGCGATTGGAGAAGTTTCTCGGGATTGAAATCATCAATTGAAACAGTGTCCGATGCTGTTGGGATACCATCGTCCATTTTTTCGGGATGATCCGCTTGCGGCATGAAAGTCACCTGCCTGTCTATTTTTCCTGGGAGCGTGAGCATTTAGTCTGCTTTTTTAAATTTTTGAACAATTGAACAATAGAAAATAGACCGCAATTGAGTTTTTTCTCTTGCTCTTTTGTTCTATTCTCAATTGCTCCGGAGTGTGAGCGACTAAATGCTCACACTCCTAGTATCGGCCGGATTGTATTGGAATAAAGAGTGTTAGAGATGTTTTTCAGTGATCAATGCGTTGTTAATATTTATGGAAAACATTCCATACTTTTCCCTGGGAAATTATGGAATTAAATCCCCAGTTGTCTGAGTTGAAAAACCGGGTCTGGCGCCACTATAATATCCTTGAATTTAAAGGGATTTAGAAGTGCGGACAAGGTGTTTTTGGCCCGAAAGTTGCTTTAAATAATAGTAACCAAGAACACATTACCATAGCAAGGGGGGGGTTATGCGATCACTTTCCTATAAGACGCTTATTTGGCGTTCCAGTTGGTTCAAGCAAAACTGCTCACAATCACCGGCGCTTTGGGATAAAGACACTGAGTGCGGGACGGCAATACGGGAGAACACGTGTTTGCTTGAAGAAAAGCAGTCACACGCTAAAAAAGGATTTTTGAATTGGTTTAAACGGGGGACTTAGCAGTAAACGTTGGATGAACCACACTACAAGTAAGGATATTACTTATATGCTATCGACAACGCAGCAAAATTGTTTGGATATGACGCCCTATGCCGGGCAGGTTGAGATGCATCCCATTCGTAATCGGAAAGAATTTGAAGCATATTTCCAAAAGGTTGCTTCGTCCCGCATGGCCCTGGAAGCACAAATTGCGCAATCCGGCAAAGACCGTCTGCAATGGCTGGTATCTGGATATTGCGAAGTTTGCGAAACCAAAGGACTGTTTGTCATGGACTGGCAGTATTCGGACCAGCAGACACCCAATTTTCGTGAGCGCTTACTCTGTACCCGCTGTAAAATGAATAATCGGCAACGGTTTGCACTGCGCTTTTTAAAAGAAGAAGTCCGGTTGTCGGGACATGAAGATTTTGTCATATATCTTTATGAGCAGGTAACGCCTTTTTACCGGTTTGTAAAAAATCACTTTAAGGATATCCGGATTATTGGGAGTGAATATTTTGGTTTTGAGTACACCTCCGGCCGGATTATAAAGGGCATCCGGCATGAGGATGCCATGGCCCTGAGTTTTCCGGATGCAAGTATTGATATTATTATGTCCAATGATGTATATGAACATGTTCCGCAGTATATACAGGCATTGGCCGAGGCCGGGCGGGTAATCAAGCCGGGCGGGAAACTAATTTTTTCCATCCCATTTTATGCTGCGCGTGAGCAAAGCGAATTGCGGGCAGTTCTTGAAAACGGCGAGGTTAAACATTTGCTTCCCGAACAGTATCACGGGAATCCGTTTCTTGTTAAAGGATCGCTGGTCTTTAATGATTTCGGATGGGATGTTTTGGAGGCTTGCCGACAAAATGGTTTTGATGATGCGTATGCATTGGCCTATTACAGTCCGTATCACGGGTATGTAGGCAATGGGGGTCAAATCGTATTTGTTGCGCAAAAAAAATCGGGGTTGCTTCAGAAAGGGACGGCATAGTGGAAGCGGTTCTGCCGGATCATCTCACGCCATTAGTCGGGGAATTCGCCTGGCATACCCTGGTCGTGGACCCGCGCATTGCGGCGGAAAGCCTGCGGCATTTCAATTTGGTAAAAAGCACACTTGATCAGCACAGCGTATATACCGGCGAATCTCTGCATATTCTTGAATTGGCTTGTTATGCCCATACCACAGGATATGATTTGGCTCGCGAGCTGGGTGCCCAAGTTACTCTGTTTGAGCTCTCCCGGCACACGCTTAGCAAAGGACGCGAGTTGGCCGGCAGGGGTGAAACACAAATTAATCCGCGGTTGGTGGTCGGTGATTTTCACCAATTGCCGTTTGAGGATGATTCTTTTAATTATGTTTTCATTTGTTCAGCACTGCATCATACCTGGCGGTTTGAGCGTGTGCTGGAAGAAATGATGCGGGTCTTGGCACCAGGCGGGTTGGTTTTTTTGGAAAACGAACCAACCCACCGGGGATTTTGTTTCTACAAATTTCGCTGTAACCGGCCGCATGAATTCACACCCTTTGAATATGAACTGGAAAAACTCGGCATTATCCGAACCATTGCAGAACCCTATCTGGGCAGCCGCCCGGAGTCGCTCTTCGGTATGATTGAGAACCAAAATATGCCCTTGGGACAGATCGTGACAACCATCGGTAATGCATGTGATCTGGTCGGGCTGGGTTTGTTTCCGGAAACAGTGATGGGCAAACTGGAGCATCGCTGGCTGCAAAATCGCTTTGCCGGCGCCGCGATGCTGAAAAAAGATATTATCGAAAACTTACAAGAACGGATTGTTGAAGCGAAAAAATATTATACCGAGGCGGAGGCAGGAATGGGGTTTTCGCTGCCCGCCGAAGATGAAGTCGCGGCGATGGCAGACGGGGTCAGTCAAGCTATTGCCGGATTGCAGGGAAATCCGAATACACTCGGATTTAGAATGGGATTGTCTGAAATTTTCGGGGCGCCATTACAATTGATTGCACGCAAACGGGATGGCCGTCAGTGCGACCCCAATAGTCCTCGGATTTTGGATAAACCCATGGCAGAGAAAGAAATTACGGTGAGGTTCCCGGCGAGTCATTTTCAGGACAAGGCAGCGGCCTTCAACCAACGCCATAACATGGAAAAGGATATTTATAATGGATTTTCTCCTCTGGTTCGGAAAGTACTCACACAAAAATCCTTGATTCCCGAGCTGGTCCACGATCAACTGTCAGGATTACAGGAAATATTTTCCGAGCAGGCATGGTGCCTTACAGAAGGTGAGTACGATTTAATTGCTATGGAAAATATTTCGCATCATTTGATTTCCATTACCAACCGGCAAAATAAAACCCAGTTACAATTACCCATGTCACATGCGGCAGGAGACCAATTTGTTTTATTGCTGCGGATTCATTGTGAATTGGAGGACAAAGATTATTTTAACCTCAAGCTCCAATGCGGGGATCGGGTGTTGGATGGACATGCGGTTTATAAAACCGAAAGTATCTTATGCCAAAGTGTTCTTTCGCGTCAGGAGATTGAACAGGCAGAGCAAGCAATTCAACTAACGCTTACGGGCATACGGCAGGTAGGGAACGGTCGCGACCGTCCCCTACTTTATCGGATTGCCATTTCGTATGCCGGATTGTTTGAAATGAAAGCAGAAAATTTTTCGCAAACAGAGCAGCAGGAAACAGTGTTTGAAGAATCTGTTCACGACAAGGATGATGTAAGGAATTATTATGCCTGATGAAACGTTTGTTTATTATATTGAAGTTGCAGGTGTCTGCAATCTTCGGTGCCCTTCATGCCCCAATGGGAACAGCCCAAAGCAGCTGCGCAATCCAATGTATATGTCGATAGAGATGTATTCTGAAATTTTACAGAAAATTATAAAAGAGAAACCCGCAGAAAAAATTCTGATCTATTTATTGAACTGGGGTGAACCCACGCTTCATCCTGAATTACCGCGGTTGATTACCCTGGCAAATGAAGTTGGTTTGTCACCCCATTTGTCCAGCAACCTCGCAGCACCCAAAAATCTTGAAGCCATGGTAAAAGCGTATCCTGCATCCTTGCGTATTTCTCTTTCCGGGTATTGGCCGCAAACATATCAAATAACGCATGCCGGCGGCGATATCGAACAGGTCAGAGAAAACGCCATGAAAGTTGCCCGGTACCGGGAGAAACATGATGCGCGGTTCCCGGTGCAGATCTGTTATCACAAGTACACACATAATATGGAAGGTGATTACATCCGTATGCAAGCCATGGCGCATGAACTCAATTTTGAGTTTGTCCCGCTTTGGGCATTTTATGCGCCCCTGGAAAAATACTTGAGTGCGGTGGAAGGGCCGTTTGACCCCGGGGAGCAGGCATTGCTGGATTTACTGCTGATTAAACCACATGAAGCCCAAGCTGTGGCATTACCCTATCGTAAACTTTATCCCGATTGCCCCTTGCGCTCTCAACAGACGGCCATCAATAGTGACGGCTCTGTGGCACTATGCTGCGCAGTGTATGACAAAAAGTATGATCTGGCCGGTTCTTTTCTCGACCAATCCCACCAGACCCTCCAGCAGCAGAAATACAGCCATCCATTTTGCCAACGCTGCATGGCAGCCTGCGGCGATCTTTATTACCTCTATACAGGCAAAGAAGAATTAGACGCCATTGCGCGGCGTCGCCTGGAACCCCAAACCGCTGCTGTTTCGTAGAAATCAACCTGTTTATCGAGAGTACGGGACGTAGTTCGGTAATATGGTAATAGAAATACTGTG contains:
- a CDS encoding radical SAM protein produces the protein MPDETFVYYIEVAGVCNLRCPSCPNGNSPKQLRNPMYMSIEMYSEILQKIIKEKPAEKILIYLLNWGEPTLHPELPRLITLANEVGLSPHLSSNLAAPKNLEAMVKAYPASLRISLSGYWPQTYQITHAGGDIEQVRENAMKVARYREKHDARFPVQICYHKYTHNMEGDYIRMQAMAHELNFEFVPLWAFYAPLEKYLSAVEGPFDPGEQALLDLLLIKPHEAQAVALPYRKLYPDCPLRSQQTAINSDGSVALCCAVYDKKYDLAGSFLDQSHQTLQQQKYSHPFCQRCMAACGDLYYLYTGKEELDAIARRRLEPQTAAVS
- a CDS encoding class I SAM-dependent methyltransferase; amino-acid sequence: MEAVLPDHLTPLVGEFAWHTLVVDPRIAAESLRHFNLVKSTLDQHSVYTGESLHILELACYAHTTGYDLARELGAQVTLFELSRHTLSKGRELAGRGETQINPRLVVGDFHQLPFEDDSFNYVFICSALHHTWRFERVLEEMMRVLAPGGLVFLENEPTHRGFCFYKFRCNRPHEFTPFEYELEKLGIIRTIAEPYLGSRPESLFGMIENQNMPLGQIVTTIGNACDLVGLGLFPETVMGKLEHRWLQNRFAGAAMLKKDIIENLQERIVEAKKYYTEAEAGMGFSLPAEDEVAAMADGVSQAIAGLQGNPNTLGFRMGLSEIFGAPLQLIARKRDGRQCDPNSPRILDKPMAEKEITVRFPASHFQDKAAAFNQRHNMEKDIYNGFSPLVRKVLTQKSLIPELVHDQLSGLQEIFSEQAWCLTEGEYDLIAMENISHHLISITNRQNKTQLQLPMSHAAGDQFVLLLRIHCELEDKDYFNLKLQCGDRVLDGHAVYKTESILCQSVLSRQEIEQAEQAIQLTLTGIRQVGNGRDRPLLYRIAISYAGLFEMKAENFSQTEQQETVFEESVHDKDDVRNYYA
- a CDS encoding class I SAM-dependent methyltransferase, with the protein product MLSTTQQNCLDMTPYAGQVEMHPIRNRKEFEAYFQKVASSRMALEAQIAQSGKDRLQWLVSGYCEVCETKGLFVMDWQYSDQQTPNFRERLLCTRCKMNNRQRFALRFLKEEVRLSGHEDFVIYLYEQVTPFYRFVKNHFKDIRIIGSEYFGFEYTSGRIIKGIRHEDAMALSFPDASIDIIMSNDVYEHVPQYIQALAEAGRVIKPGGKLIFSIPFYAAREQSELRAVLENGEVKHLLPEQYHGNPFLVKGSLVFNDFGWDVLEACRQNGFDDAYALAYYSPYHGYVGNGGQIVFVAQKKSGLLQKGTA